ACAACTCTTCACTTAAACTTCAATTACATAAGGTGTTAGGAGCAGCAACTTATATTTGTCTTACTTACTTATATTGTgttaataaattaatatatgAAGAGGtgtagcactgttgcctttgcagcaagaagacccggttTCAcgacctggtcagaacaaggacctttctgcgtggagtttgcatgttctccctgtgtgtgtgtggtaataaTAATTGTGGTAATCATTTGTCATGTAGTAAGCAAAAACGTCAAACATTTGAAGATGTCAGTTGAGGCTGTGGTTGACGTTTAACTGCATTTTCTGACACATGATAAACTAAACAATCAAACTGTTATGCCAGTACTTGCTGCCTCGGTGTGAACAGTTTATTTGATGAGGCAGAGCGTTGTCAGGTACTCCCCCTTGTTATTTTCCTGTAAAAAGGTACAGAGGAGAAACCATGCGGGCTCACCAGCTGGCTTTTGCCACTGGAAGAAGCAGAGGTGTGTCTGCAGCTGCTTTCGTGTGTGAAATCTACAGGATATGAGGCTACAGTATCTCAGTGAACACCTGTGCTGCACTTTTTCTGCTTGGCTTCCCCTCTAAAGAAATCTGTCAATGTCCCACATCTCAGCTTATCTGCTCTGCCATAGTGCACCGAATCATATCAATGTGACAGGAAACGTGCCAGCCACAGAAGTCTGTAGTGGGTTTGTGCCGTAGCTGATGGTCAAGAGTCTCACCCCAATATTGCCAATGGAATATGTTTGGATTTTGTAGAcgtgtgacaaaaaaatatacatttataaattaaaaattaattattaatttttctaatggaataaataaaaagattaaaGGATTTCAGCATTTTAGCCCACCATAGCTTTTGGTCTCTggcagtccctgccagtttgtTAATCtaaattattttcaatttcagaTACATACATCCAGTTTCCAATATATGCCATACATATGACTGAACTCATAGATGGGTGGAGAAGCATCGCCACCTTTTTTATTCTCTGATCTGTTATGTTTTCTTTGGCTTCACACTGAAAAAAATTCCCGATTATTATTTCCATGAACAAAAATCTCGGAAACATGATGCATTTTGGAAAGCTCAGCTCATGTGTGACCAAACAGTTTTTACTGCAgcagtgttgtttgtttctactCACAGCTCACAGTTTACAGTCATAAATACACAATGGAGAATGTCAGTCAGGCTGCAGTGCACCGCGAGCTGTTCACAGCCACTGACTGTGAAAGACTGGCTTTAGCATGTGTTTGTGCCGGTGAGCTTTGATATCTCAGAGtttgtctgtgcttgtgtgtacgCTGAGGTTCATTGACGAGGATCACACTCCAGAGTCAGTTGCGAGGTGGGAGGTGGGTTAtccaatgtgtgtttgtgtcggttATTGAATGGGAGGTTCCCTTTTGGGAATGCCCAAACAACAATGCAAGGCTGCTGTAGTTTTGACCCATAAGTTGGACAATGTGAGAGACAGAGTCCATGGTGTCGACTGGGGATGTGTGGTTGGATTTACAAGagcctctttttcttttctgatatTTATTGAGAAAATGTACTTGTACATGATTTAATTCATGAAATTCAATTCATTGATTAGTTGACAAAAAAGCTCTAACttaattttctctttttttaagcatGGTTGACAGAAGaagatatttatatacataGAAAAATGTACGTTTATTactacagcacatttaaaaacaacctcaaTTTACTAAAGTGCTGTTTTTTGTTGACATTATCTGATGCTGTACAGACAAagcaattcatttatttattaagaaaCTGTTATAGTTTGTCTTAGCAGGTCATGCTCTACATTGTGCGTAAATATATCTATGAGATATAAAAGCATTTACTCTTGTAAATTTGATAAAATGCATAAATTGATTGTGCCCACATTTGATCCTGGGCTGTTCCAGAGCATGGTCAAGAGAAAAGGAGACAATATCACTGTAATGTCAATACAAGATGTAGGCCTACCTCCTACTGGCTGATTTGAGTTATTACTTCATTTTGGTATAATATTATAACTATGAGTAACCCGTCATTCTGagaaatttaaaacaaaataatgctgCTGTAAACTCGGTAGTGCCCTGTGTCTATTTTTcctcaaatatttaaaatgtaaattgttTGTTCTCTCGCAGTGATGTCGTTGAATCACCTTAGTCTGCTGCGACCTCTGCTGTGTCAGTCCATGGTGCGACAGGTCAGGTTTCGCCTCGTGGTCACATCCAGGGTTAGTGCAGCGGCGCTCTGTCCCAGCACCACCTGTTCCCCCGCTGCATGCACCAGGCTCTACGCCACCAAGAAGACAAAAGGTCAGTGAGGAGATTACTAACACCGGAACTCACATCTGTGTGACCTCTGGATGTGGGTCATTTGGTTTGATGTTATTAATCTTGAACAGGAATTTGAGTTCTTTTTCCATCTCATCTCTTCCCTTAAGCAAAGGCAAAGAGCCAGTCTGCACAGGTGAATATTAACTCAGCTCTGGTGGAAAACATCATCAGTCTGGATGAAGTGAATCAGGACATGAAGGCTGTTATCAGTGCACTCAAAGATGACTTCACACGCAGCCTCAGCATCCGAGGTTCTCCaggtaacccccccccccctcttcaaATGCATTGACACACCAGATCAAACATGAAGTCACCTTATAGAAGACAAAAATAATAGAGGTTGATGTATAAATGACCCCCCAGTTGTGCCAAGTAGTGATTTGATGTGAGATTAAGTGGAAAGAAATTGTAGAATAATAAAGGAAGAGAAAGCATACTCACAAATCTAAGGACTTAATATAATTGTTTAACTTGTCATTTCATATTaagttttattgtgttgttgaaGGAGAACAAACTATCTGCAGCCACTTAAGTCTAGTAATACTCCTTGTATTTATGTTAATTCTCACCATAATATTTTATGACTCTTGAGTCTAGTCTCCAGGAGTCCAGACTAAATCAGTTTTCCAGATGTTATTTTTTAAGTTACACCTCTACAAACACTTGAATTTCACAGCATGATGTTTATTACTTCCTCCACTCTTTCCCAGAGTTAATAACATTATTGTCTGCACTGCAACCATCACACGTGAAAGAAACCTTAAGTAAACTTTAACAGAGAAATCTATATCTATAATCTAATTGGAGCAACCTTACTGGTTCATTTTTACagtgaatttgaaaataaacaccAAATATTATTCGGATTTTGCAATTTTGTAATGTTAAAAACTGGTTAATTTTTCATCTATATCATGTTCTATACACACCAGGCTTTTCATCTTATCACAACTTAATGCTACATTATTCATCTGGAAGTGGGCTTTGTTGAGCATTACTAtcagggagtgtttgtgtgtttacaccagCAGCTCAATGCTCGAATAATGCATTTATCCTATCAAACTGATACACTAATTCACtgtgtcttctctctgtgttttcaaccATATGCCAACCTGTTTGCAGATGTCTCACTTTTCTAGTACAGTGTTGTTGCTTCTgtttgtcttgacataaaattaCTCACGTTCTCTGTGCATCGCATGAATGTCGCCAGGGACATCTCAACACCATGTTGAGATGTTTAGTGAACGTGGTTTTAAAGTCTTGTGTCACCAAAAGATCAAAACATAGCGATactaagaaacacagagagtcatgtggagctgacaggcgtaatcagcattgtgtgaactcatttgactcgtggtttgaatataatggacatttgtttcaatttaaaaGTTGTGTACTACAGTTTTAAGTACCTAAATCTACCTGACAAAGCACCCAAAGGCTCCGATTGAGGAGAGTGCTGTGCGACCTCACCTTGGCCCCAGTTTCCCCTAGTACATCCAGGTCTTGACCCTTTGCCTCTGGGTTCTAACAAAATGTGAGCTGGGCCAGATGGATTTAGAGGTAGTTCGTATAATGGAAGGTCCCTAGGGAGGAGGCAAACAACGGAATCAGACTTCAAAACTAAAAGTGTCTTGAGCTTTGACTCCTCAGCTAAAATTTCACTCTCAGCAACATGAGCACAatcacaacttttatttttacattgtaACAGTCAATGTATTGTAGACCTTTTCATTCCTTTATCTTTCCATTTTTCATCTTGTtcctaaacttttttttcttgtattcaTCAGTCAACACTGCTTTGAATCGTTTTGTTGCTCCCTTTATCCTTCTCTTACTTGCTCTTCTCTCAGTTTTTCCACAATAATTCCCAGATTTATATTCTGGCTTCTGCTCCTGATGTTTCATTTCTGTGATATCCAAATTCTTATTGATCCACATGGAAATTTTTTGCCCCGTGAACAAAAGTTCAAGAATTTTCAGACTTCCCTCCTTCatttcctccatctcctctgctctcccatTGTATCTCTAGCCGTTCTTGCCTCTGTCCCTACATCTTGTCATCCTCCCTGTCTTCTCCCCTCCATCTGTGTATCCCTCactgttctcctcctctctgttcaTCCCCTTCTCATCCGTACAGCTGCACAGTAATCCAGGGAGGCAGCAGGACTTAGAGCTGACAGGAGAGATGAGATGGTGGAATGGAATGACGTCAGTtgtctaaatgtgtgtgtgcacgcgcaagtgtgttagtttgtgtgtgtgtgtgtgtgtttgttccacGAACCCCTCATCTGGCTCTCATTAAGcttgtgtgagggtgtgtgtgtgtgtgtgtgtgtgtgtgtgtggatagaCTGTATGTACAGTTGCTTGTTGCCATGAATGCAAACTGTATatgttcacatgtttgtttgtgcgcGACAGAAAATCAGCAGAAAATCACAGATGTAAGAAGAATCAATGCGATGACCACCATATTGTGGTTAATCACAGATGCTGAAAGCAAGTTCCATCTCCGTAGAAACTGAATGTGGAATAtggaatgtttttaaatactgtGCATCGCAATAAAAAGCACTTGCAATAAGTTTATCTAACTGAATAATGTCCATTCCAAGACCTCATGATTTATTATTGTGAAATTGGTTCTCactttaaaaacttaaaaagagccatttttagagtttaaagcaattattttacaattattatgtattattatttgtgaaatagCAGTTATGTTGATCATGATAAACATGATGtgatattttaatcataaatttTGCAGATGCCACAGGTAACCCTAACACAGGTCAAACTAAGTGGGTGGTCAATACAAGTGGTGTGACAATAATATCACAACAAGGATATATCTTTATGAAAAATACATCCAACAAGACTAGCAGACAACGTTCAGCAGCGTGCTCAATCCCAAAATATAGATGTGTTTGCAGctgcacaaagaaaacagctgCCCAGTGCATTTCTGTGtacttttgtctttgtttgtcccTTTTTAATGCAAATACCAATAGTAGTTCTGTGACTTGCTTGCACCCTGGACCTTTTTTTGAACTTTAAAATTTAAACAACTGTCTgatacattcaaaccattgcctAATAAGTTCACAGTGTGCTAAGTAATGCGCTCCAAATGACTCTTTGTATGCAAATAAGGACACAGTATACAAATAATCTTGCATTGTATTTGTTCACACAGACCGAAAcctatgcactgcagctttaagtgcaCATGGTGTACaattaaatctatttttttattttttttttttttaaatcatcctgatcacatttaatatttttgaCGAACTGTTGGCAGAAGCTCTCTCAGCCGTCTCTCAGCCCCCTCCTCAGCCTCCATATTTGTAGTCAAAGAAATaattgtctgtctgcctgccctCCTAAAGTACTAGCAGATGTGGAGGTGCTCACTGTTGAggcacaggtaaaaaaaaaaaaatgacttggtgAGGTGCACGTACACACAGACGCACTGAGCAATGGACAGCGGGACATGACGGGTTCAGACCCACACGGCACACAAATAGATGTTTGAAGCGGGAGACAGAATAATTGGCAGGCGGACAGTATATCAGTGATTCAGCTCGGGTGCGGCCTTTAAATAATAGGTATCCATTTCATCACATATCCCCAACCTTTGATTTTTAATTCATCATCTAATCTGTGACTCTTCGGTACAGTGTCCTTTTTTCCACCCCTGAAATCAAATTATATAAATTGGTcatagagagagaaaatgactaCACAGCTGTGTCTCCCCTCCCATCCCCACTCCTCCAGCCAGCACATGCACCACccgcagcagcaacagcagcagcagcagcagcagcagtagtaataCAGCCCCCACTGGGTAAGCAGGGAGAGAGTGATGTAAGACAGAGTTGGGGAAGAAGGAAACAACTGTGTCTGAGGTTAGCCAGAtgggggagagggagacggCGGATTGGTGGAGTGAGGGATGAACAGGAGAGATGAAGAGggtgatggagggagggaggaaatgaCAGAAGTTACCTTTTTGTCTGTGAACTTACCTCTGCTTCATGTACTGAGGAGATCATTGAAACTCATAATAGCATGAATAATGAACTGTACCTGAACTGCATGGAAGCTTTGTAATTGTTTTGACCTGATGCatatattgacacaaatctgacaACAATGTGATGGTTGACAACAGGCGTTTTgttgtctaaaaaaaattaccaaatgaaaatataaaactaaaatgtataATCATcttaaatatagaaaaatagGTAAAATATACAGTCAACTTAATCTTATACAATATTAATTGTGGCTCATAAATACTGTTGTTTTATGATCCGTTTTGGATCAGTGACACTGATCTGCAAACATGTCGGCGGTGAACGCCTTGCTTTTGTTTCTTAAACGGTCAAGTGGtctgtaaataaagtaaataataaactgTATTTCAAGGCGCACTGGATCACATCGTGGTGACGACTGAAGATGGAAAGTTCCCTCTCAACCAGCTGGGTCAGGTCTCCATGAAGTCACCTCAGCTCATTATGGTCAACATGAGCAGTTTCCCCGAGGTAAGACAATcgcaagcacgcacacacacacacacacacagactaatacTGATTCTGCCGACCTGTATTTGTTTGTCTCATACAGACATTTGAGCGCTCCGTAACCAAAAGCTTTATCAAAATAATCCAGCACTCAGACAGATAGACGTTTCTCACTGAGGTAAAAGTGAGCCAGAGCAGAACTCTGATCTCACATCATTTTGTGTAAATGAAACCCGACCTGCCTCACTTTTCTCCGACTGCGTCTCAGACGCTAATTGATTGATGACTCAGCGAGCCCTTTGTTCTGGGGTGAAAGATAGCAACGAGAACCtaaactctgtgtgtgcatgcatcgAGATGTGGTTATGCCTGCGTGTGAGTTGTCACAGAGTAGGAAATGACCTAATTCTACCCCCAGGTTAGAGAGGAATAGATTATTTCTTTTCATTCGTTTTTGCTCCGTCTATTTTCCTTTGTAGATGATATAATGCTGCACTAATCGgagctacaaaaaaaaattcacaagGGGGCAAAGCAGAGCTTTAGAGACCAGACTTTAATGatatagaaaatgtttttgtaacatttaacaCAATCAGCCACAGACATTGCCACAGACAGCCATGACACTAGATTCAAATTCCATCTTTTTCTACCTTTTTCcacctttttccacattttactCCCTGACAGGGTAAAAATATAACGTTTCTCATCAAGTAGATGTTGAGAAATTGGTTGCAGTGGAGGAGAAGCTAATGGATTACTCCTCTGGGGACCATGATAATGCGTTCATGACACACCAACACATTAACATGTATTAAAACAGACAATTTAATTGAGTAAATGACCCAAATTAAAGGCCTTGTTGACAAACAATCACCCTGTGTAGCACCACACTTCCCTGTAATCATGTTAAGAATTCTTAGTTTTCATGAGTGTAAGTGACATTCAAATGCACTTTTCTTCCTTGTAAAGAACCACCTGtccaaaacaacacaagtaACTTCTTACAAATATCTTCCTCCGCCTTCTGTTTTCCGGTCCGTCGGTGGTTTGGGACACTGGGGTCTGCGGTTTCACCTCTTTGTTCTCCTTTTGTACCGATATCACAAGTGTTTATCAGCTTCTCAAATCTGGAAATCCAGCCGTCAACCTGAATCAGGCTCCATGGTCCTCCGGTGAGTCTGTTTCCTTCCCCAAAAGGCCGACCACAGACCACACACAtgctatcacacacacacacacacacacacactcccccgtCATGCCCTACGTTACCCATGTCACACACAGGGGTGAGTCCTCAGTGCCCAGAGTTAATAGGCTTATAATGATGCCTATCCATTACCAGGCACTTCAGAGGGGAAACCATTGTTTTCCACTCATTTATTAGAAGTAATGGAACTAACAACAGCCAACAGCAGCTTAGATCAGGAGGCAATTTTctgcgtgtgcatgtgcttaAGGATGTTTTTGTATGTGCATGTGAAAGCATCCCACCACTTTATGCATAAAgtaaaaactttgttttcttcttctcaaacacacacacacacacacactcactcgcaCACAAGCCCTGCTCTGCTTTGCTTTGAACTGGGCTGTCAGCGTTTGATGTGAAACTTCAGCGTaatttctcttcctctccaaCATATTAACCAGAACCTGCTCAGCCCTTCCAGAGAAAATTCCGCTCGGTTTTCCGTAACCACCAGAGTGGACGTGGGTCTGGGGGGAAACTGTGATGAATTTGATGCTGAGAACAATCAAACATAGGTATGGGCCGAATCTATCACCCCACACTCAAAGAGAGCAACCAGAGGCCTGCGCTccggatgatttttttttttaaacaaatgaaaagaaactcCATGAATTGATTTAATGCACACAAATAAATTCCTTTAATCTCGCTGCCATTTGTTTCCCCCAGCGGAAACGGCCAGAGGGAGCTGTCTAGAAAGAAAGAGGAGTAGGGTAGAGCgggttaaaagaaaagaagaggaaatgatATGCTCTTATTTCTTGCGTTTCACATTTGCACACTTTGTAATGCGTTGTCGAGGGAATTGTCATGCGGCTGCAGATCTGATGTGAGGAGTGTTACTTTATTTTCAGTAATTTGAAGTATCCGCCCTcctccccttgtgtgtgtgtgtgtgcgtgtgtgtgtgtgtgtgtgtactgtttaGCTCTAGCTCTCTGGTTTTAATGTGGCGTTTGCTGGACCAAGGGATTGTGTCGTACATAGTGGATTATGTCTTCATGTTTCACATTATGTGAGTTTGCGTTTAATAATTACCATTGTGTTTCATgcaaccttgtttttttttgttttctgcctgTAGTGCATTCATgtcaaacaaagaaaagcacttACAAGATTGTGAAGTGCTTTGTGAGTATGCACTAGTATCTGTCCACACTGACACTGGATCACATGATCCCTCACGCAACACAATGTTCTTctctttgtttcctcctcttGATTATCTCCATCCTTTCTAAACATCACAGATTTTGTTACTCAGATGTTTTGATTCAGATGATTTCTGGTGATATTTAAGTCCAAATGTACTGTAAATTTACAAATGACTTAGCTGACGCCTTCGCTTATCATTTGCCAAACTGTATATATTGATTTCTAGACAGTACTTAAATAGTATAAAGTAGAAGTTTTGAAACAATGTCCCTGTTATACATTGCAGTTTGATCTAACAATACTCTCTATGTGTCCTGGTCACAGTTCTCGAAAAATACCTAATTATGTGACTCATACCTCGATAGTTGGTACACAGGCACTAggaggtcaatttagagtgtccagttgacGATGATCAATGGGGATCTTGCTCAGGGGtcccccagcccttgacctggcgcAGACTTGAACCAACAACCTTCTTTTCCCAAGCCAAGTTCAATTTCTACTTGGCCATGGCTTGCCTCTTTTTGGTCCTATCGCAGAAAAATGTGTCTCTAAACTTGGGAActgcttttatttataaaatttaATTCACATAAACGTGTCATAAACACCACAAACGGCATGCAAGGTGATCCAAGGTTTGAAAGGAGTCTGATGTCCACCATCACTGGATTTGTCACTGATCTCGACAGTCATCCTTTAGTGTATTTGCCCATATTGTAGTCAAGAATGTAGTGTGATTGAGTGGGTAAATATTAAGCTAAGTCTGATAAAACTGTCTTTGAACCCTAAAcagcaaaaaggaaaaacaaaggaaaaaaatttACCAAATAATTCCAGGTCCGGGCATTTGCTCAGTGGGGTCAAAACATTTTAGAAAGCCTTTATTAGGATGTGACGCCTGATACATTGATTCATGGTTCTCATTTTTGTTGTTCAAGTATTTTTTGCCAGTGGGCAGAGGGGATACCAGCAGCGCTCCATTCCACCACTTTTTGTCTTTGAACCATGTTTCCAAACGTCCAAAATGTTGTTGACTCCTGTTCTGAGCTCTAAATTTAACCCCACAAGAGATcctaaaaacaaattatttatatttgtttgttttttgtttagttttttcttaAAGTGAATAAAGTCACCTTCCATATGCTGTTATGATGACATTTATCATCttaacataaataatatttacaattttaatatacacacatgcttcagaacacatgtgtgtatgtgtttctctctgtgtgtgtgtgtgtatcaataTATCATACACAAGCATAAGCAGACTCCCCTGTGAGGTCACCAGAAGTCAGTGCCCTGCCCTGCAACCTCTCAGTCCTGTCCCACGGGGCTGAGCGCTGACAGTGGCCCGAGGCACTTCCACACTGCATGGGCTTCCCccgagacacacatacacacacatgcacaatgtGTAACACCTTAATGACTGCCAGCTGGAGCTGAACCCACTACCTGCAGTTGTAGCACTGGTTTTCAATTAACACCAGTACTCAGTAAAGCAAAGCACACTCTcatataatatgtgtgtgtgtgtgtgtttgccctcaGGCTATAGCTGCTGCCACCCGTGCCCTCAGAGAGAGTAGCATGAACCTAAACCCCGAAGTGGACGGGACGATCATCAAGGTGCCTGTTCCAAAGTGAGTCTCTTACACACttgcatgcatacacacacacacacacacgtctctccTTACCTGTGAGGACATTCACAGACATCATGAATTGTgttagccccttaccctaaccttaaccatcacaactaaatgcctcaGCCTAACCCTTCACCTAAAtgtaacccctaaccctaaaaccaagtcttaaccctgaaaaagcccttaaaagttgtgaggacctgtgaaaatgtccacacaaagacagttttgaAACAAAACTACAgacatgtacaaacacacacacacatgtttgcgtagctattcttctcaggacactgcgtTGAAGTGcattaatttggacagcctCAACAAAGTCTTATCcgtcataaccagttaatgccaaaGCCTAACCTTGGCCTAAATACATTTCAATTCTTTGCCCTAAACTTGACTAGTTCctcagtgtacacacacacacacacacacacacacacacacacacacacacacacacacacacacacacacacactcactccttcCACTGCCTCTGTATAGCTTATATTTCTGACATAaacttactgtatattttacttttacacgCCTTGAAACAATTCATAATCTACTGAGCTGACTGTTAAGTCAAATTTTTAACTaagaaagttttgtttttgtcttcaccATCATTTCCCCCTCTTTTTGTAATACATTGTCATATTGATacataaatcaatacaataaccagcacattttgtaaattattacaGCTAAACTACTCAGTTAAACTCATCTACGGGTTTGTTTTGTCTATATGCAGAACTGTAACTGACAGATCTGTTGACGTTTGCTTGTAGATGTATAgagaccctgtgtgtgttgatgtctccctctctctctctctcactctcccccccctctctctctctgccaagTCAAACAACCTCACACAAAACTAtccgtcactcactcactaagcCACTCCATGTATACAATATGTttctttacatatatatacacatggtGCACGGATGGAAGTCCGCATGTATAAATGTGCATGCACTTTTtggtgtgcacgtgtgtgtatttgtgtgcacatgGAGCAGCAGGTGTTAGTCTGGCAGAGGAGGGACACAAGAGTCAGACTGCTTTCCCCCTGCAATCAGTCTCGGCACGCTCCGAGCCCACATTTGCATTTCCAAGGAGAAGGCGCTCCTTGATTGGCCCGGGAATCAGTAATTAGGCTGCATTGTTTGTGGTAAATAGATGCTGCACTTGGATTGTTTGCAAATAGTCCCGAAGGCAAaaacaggaggggaaaaaaagccaatTAAGGACAAAAAGGGAAATGTGAAATGGGAAGTTGGATTTTCTGAGTGATTAACAAATGCAAAGTTATCTGCGTGATGGATGTTTCGGCTCAGGTCTTAGACCTCAGGAAAGTGATTGTTGTGACATGGTTTCTATGAGCCAGAACTAAAATGATTATACTTAATGCCTACAAGCACTTAGtgagtaaaaacatttttttatttaaataattgtgtgtcagaaaattatgttttgggtttttttgttgtacatGTGAGTATACAAAGGACCCAACAAAGAGCATGGCTATTTCTACCTTCTCTCCCAGCCGGCCATTATCTTTtccgttttcttttcttcccatCTTACTCTTAagttttcctctctttcctctcatcTCGTGTTGTCTTCTTTATGCAGAGTAACACGAGAGCACAGAGAGAACCTCGCCAAGATGGCCAAACAGATCAGCAACAAGGCCAAAGACTCGCTGAGGAGAGTTCGATCTCATGCCGTCACACAGGTCAAAAAGGCAAAGGAAGAACACTCCGAAGACACCATACGACTGATAGAGAAacaggtgagagacagaaagacgaCAGCGTTCTTACCTGGGTTCATACCTGGGTGCTTGAAAATCTCTGCACATgtgttttcaaggtttgaaTAGTGCTTGAAGTTTAGATTAAGTGCTTGTAAACTGTATTTCTTCCCCACTGAAAACCATATTTCCCTCATGGTGCAgttcagtttggaatggtaaagccctgggtcaggcttgcatttcggtACAAAGTGACCACTCTAAAAGCCTAATCCCATCTTCTGTGCTCACTTTGAGTGTGTTCTATAGCAGTGATCTACGCTGGTATGTGCGCTGCCGGTTACTTATGTCTATGGATATGAACAGCGCCGCTTCCTGCCAAATTGCCATTGTTTTGGTGACCTGATCTCAGCCACCAAATCTCTATTAGGTGGAGAAATAGAATAAAAGGTTAGAGAGACTAAAATGAAAACTGATCTGTAAGCCTTTTTATAGATAGGTGACatttattagtattataattattgttattattattattattattattattattgttatttatgtatatatttatatatatat
This Solea solea chromosome 19, fSolSol10.1, whole genome shotgun sequence DNA region includes the following protein-coding sequences:
- the mrrf gene encoding ribosome-recycling factor, mitochondrial, yielding MLCFYKKLRRLFKDVEREMMSLNHLSLLRPLLCQSMVRQVRFRLVVTSRVSAAALCPSTTCSPAACTRLYATKKTKAKAKSQSAQVNINSALVENIISLDEVNQDMKAVISALKDDFTRSLSIRGSPGALDHIVVTTEDGKFPLNQLGQVSMKSPQLIMVNMSSFPEAIAAATRALRESSMNLNPEVDGTIIKVPVPKVTREHRENLAKMAKQISNKAKDSLRRVRSHAVTQVKKAKEEHSEDTIRLIEKQIQQMADNNTADIDKLLAAKTKELLG